TCAGCGACCAGGGCGAGCCGACCGTGTTCGTCACCTCCTGGCAGCTCACCGGCAAGTGCCTGCGCCCGCTGCCGGACAAGCGCCGGGGCCTGGCCGACCCGGAGGCCAAGGTCCGCATGCGCTACCTCGACCTGGCCGCCAGCCCCGCCGCCCGCGACGTGGTCCGCGCCCGCTCCATCGCCGTCCAGGCCGTGCGTCAGGGCCTGCTGGCACGCGGCTACCTGGAGGTCGAGACGCCGGTGCTCCAGCAGATCCACGGCGGCGCCAACGCCAGGCCCTTCACCACGCACATCAACGCCTACGACCTCGACCTCTACTTGCGCATCGCCCCCGAGCTGTACCTCAAGCGGCTGTGCGTGGGCGGAATGGAGAAGGTCTTCGAGATGGGCCGCACCTTCCGCAACGAGGGCACGGACTACAAGCACAACCCCGAGTTCACGATCCTTGAGGCCTACCAGGCGTACGCCGACTACGACGTGATGCTCGACCTCGTCCGCGAGCTGATCCAGGGCGCCGCAACCGCCGCGTTCGGCAAGCCCGTCGCCCACAAGGACGGCCAGGAGTACGACATCTCCGGGCAGTGGCCGGTCAAGACCGTCTACGGCGCCGTCAGCGAGGCCCTCGGCGAGGAGATCCACCCGGGCACCGGACTGCCCGAGCTGCTGCGGCTCTGCGACCGCGCCGGCGTGCCGTACACCGCCGACGACGGCCACGGCGACGTCGTCCTGGAGATGTACGAGCGGCTCGTCGAGGAGAAGACACAGCTGCCCACCTTCTACAAGGACTTCCCGACCGACGTCTCCCCGCTCACCCGGCAGCACCGCACCGACCCGCGCCTGGCCGAACGCTGGGACCTCGTCGCGTTCGGCACCGAACTGGGCACCGCCTACTCGGAGCTCACCGACCCCGTCGAGCAGCGGCGCCGCCTCACCGCCCAGTCCCTGCTGGCCGCCGGGGGCGACCCCGAGGCGATGGAACTCGACGAGGACTTCCTCGACGCGCTCGAATACGCCATGCCGCCCACAGGGGGCCTCGGCATCGGCGTCGACCGGCTGGTCATGTTCCTCACCGGACTGACCATCCGGGAGACGCTGCCCTTCCCCCTGGTGCGCCGCCGCTGACCCGTCTGCGTGGGCCGGACGGGTGAATGTGTGCCGCCACACCGGTGTTGCTCGCGAGCGTCGGCCTTCGGCCGGGCGACTGATGAGTCATGAAGAAGGATCAGTTGCTCACCCGGCTGCTCACCCGGCGCCGGGCGTTGATCGCGGGCGCCGGCGCCGTGGGGGCGGCCGCGACGGCCGGAGTGATCACGACTGTCACCGGGGACGGACCCGTCACCTCCGCCCCGGCCGCGGGACCCCAGGCCCGGTCCGTCAAGTCCTCCGCGTACCGGCTGCAGCCGGTGACCGGCTACGGCCCGCCGCGTGCCGCGCCCCGCCGGACCCTGGTACGCCGCGAGGCACCGCTGAAGGTGTCCGGCCGCGGCCGCACCATGGTGCTGACCTTCGACGACGGCCCCGATCCCCGCTTCACCCCGGACATCCTCGACACCCTGGCCGAGTACGACGTGCGCGCGATGTTCTTCGTGTGCGGCGAAATGGTCGCCGGCGGCAGGAGGCTGCTGGCCCGGATGGCCGAGGAGGGCCATGTCGTCGGAAACCACACCTGGTCCCACCCGTTGCTGACCCGCCTCACGCGCCGTCAGATCCGCTCCCAGATGGAGCGCACCAGCGACGCCATCGAGGACGCCTGCGGGGAGCGCCCCGAGTGGTTCCGCGCGCCCTACGGCGCCTGGAACCGCGCCGCCTTCCAGCTCGGCGCGGAACTCGGCATGGAACCGCTCGGCTGGACTCTCGACACCCTCGACTGGACCACCCCGGGAGTCCGGTCCATCGCGAACCGGGTCGAACACGGCGCCGCCCCCGGCGTCGTGGTGCTCTCGCACGACGCCGGGGGCGACCGCTCGCAGAGCGTACGGGCCCTGCGGCGCTATCTGCCGGAACTGCTGGACTCCGGCTACCACGTCACCGTGCCCCGGCGGCACTACGCGTGAAGGACGCCCTCGGGCCTTTCGCCCGCCCGGCCGGGAGCGCTCAGCGCACCTCGACCAGGCGGGCGAAGGCGACGACGTTCCCCGCGTAGCCCTCCTGCTTGGAGAACCCCCCGCCGCAGGTGATGACCCGCAGTTCCGGCGCGCCCTTGGACGCGTAGACACGGTCACCGGGGAAGTTGTTCTTCTCGAAGACCTCGACGCCGTAGATCTCGAACATCGCGGTCTTTCCGTCCTGACGGGCGACCTCGACGCGATGGCCCTTCTTCAGAGCCCCGAGTCCGTAGAACACGGCCGGTCCCTGCTGGTTGTCGACATGGCCGACCACGACCGCGGTGCCCTTCTCGCCGGGGGTGACGGCACCGGTGAACCAGCCGGCCAGGTTGGGGTCCTCCGGCGGCGGTGCGCCGACCCAGCCGTCCGCGTCCAGGCCCACGGGGATCATCGGCGCGTCGACCTGGATCGCCGGGATCCGGACCCGGTCCGGGAGGGCGTAGGGCAGGGGCCGTACGGTCCCGGCGAAGGTGCCCTCGGGTACCCGGTTGTCCGCGGCGGCCGCCGTCGCCGGCTGCGGTGGGCCCTCGTCGAACTCCCCCGAACCGTTCCGGATGAGGGCGAGGCCGGTCAGCAGGACCAGCGCTATCACGCCCCACGGGGCGCGCTTCCTCGGCCGCGCCTCCTCTTCCGCCTGGGCCAGCTCGGACGCAGACATTCGCCATCCCCTCTCGACATGGCCGTCGCCGTGTCAATCGCGCCTATCCGAACGCTAAGTGGCACACGCGAAACCGGCGACGGGGCGGGGGCGAACGGGTGGCCCGGGGACGGAAGGGGTGCCTCGCGGACAGCAGGTGCGCCATCCGAGTTGCCACGGCGAGGAAATTTCTGACGGTCCGTGACCTGCGGCGATGTCCGATTGTGCGGTTTCCCCGCACCGCCTGGTCTCACCAGGACGGACCATTCCCGAAATGCGGCCCGTCGCACGGCAACTGACTGTCTCTCTGGGAGGCGCTTTCTCGCCGATCGACCGGGGACGGGTCCCGGGGCGTCTTCCGCGGAGGTTCACATGCGTAACACTCGTGCCCTGGCGGTCGCCGGCGCGGCGGTCGCCGCCCTCGGCCTCTCGGCTCCCGCGGCCGTGGCGTGGGAGACGCCCAGCAACATCACCGCCCTGCCCAGCGTGATCGCCCCCGGCGGCCAGCTGACCATCACGGTCGACGGCTGCCGGGGCGGCGGCACGGCGACGTCCAACGCCTTTTCGCCTACGCGGCTCTCGCCGGTCGGCGGCGGCGGAGGCGGAGGCAAGGGCAACGAGGGCGACCGGGGCGGCGCCGGCAGCGGGACCGCGCGGGGCACCGCCGTCATCAACAGCAACGCCCGCCCGGGCCCGTACGACATCACCGTCGACTGCAACGGCAGGCGGATGACCAAGCCGCAGGCCTTCACCGTCATCGGCGGTGTCCGCGGCGGTATCGGCGGCAGCACCACCACCGGCGCCACCCCGACCGACGTCGCCATCGGCGGTGGTCTCGTGGCCGCGGCCGTCGTCGGCGGCGGCGTGTTCTGGATGCGCCGCCGGGCCGAGCGGCGCATCTGACGCCTCGCTCCGCGCTCCTTCGACGACTCACCGCCTCGCACGTGAACGGCCCTCGCCCCGGCGCCCCTCCTGAGATCTTCAGGGGAGCCGGGGCGAAGGCCTGCGCCCATGGCGTCCATCGGCCGGCGTCCTGGTCGCGGCTAACCGGCGTCCTCGTCGGTGCGGCGGCGCGAGAAGTGGTAGGCGACGCCGAGGGATCCGGCGATCAGTGCGGCGCCGAGGCCGATCTCCTTGAGGTCGAAGCCGGCGAGGGTGCCGCCCTCACCGGCGTGCACACCCTTGTGCGGATGGCGCGTCGGGTGATGGGTGGGGTGGTGTGTCGGACGGCCGCCCGCGATCGTCAGGCGCGCGGTGCCGCTCGACTCGTCACACTCGAACTCCACGTCGTACACGGCGCCGGGCTTGGCGTCCCAGTCGACGGCGGCCGTCGCCCAGGACTCCTCCGGCGGGATGATGACCATGTCGAAGACCTCTGAGTTGACCGCCGCCTCCCCCTGGCACGCCTCGTTGCGTTCCACCCGCAGGGTGACTTCACCGCCCGCCGCCACGGTGGAGGGCATGACGCTGAAGCCGAAGTCGGTCTGGATGGCCGCGTCCGCGGCGGGCACGCAGGAGGTGAGGGCGCCGGCGCCCAGCAGTACGGCCGAAGCGAGGCCTATCGCGCGCATGGTGAATCCTCCGGGTCCCGAGGAGCAGTCGCGGACCTGTTCCGCTCACGTCACACATGCACCTCGATGCCCGAAACGCTAAGAAGGCGAGCGTGGTGGCGCGATCGCAGTAGCGCGAATGGGGCATGGGTGTGGGCCGCCCGGGGGAACGCCGCCCACGCGACCGGGGGACGGTGACGGTGTGTCGCGCGCCCCCCGGCCGGAAACCGTGCTGTGCGGCGCCGTCAGTCCCCGACGCCGGGGAAGAGGTTCAGGAACGGGTCCGCCGTGGCGGTCACGCCCCTGCTGTAGGGCGAGTCGAAGTCCCAGATCAGGAACAGCAGGAAGGCGATCAGAGCCGAGAACAGCCCGGCGAGGACCAGCTCGCGGGTCGTTCTGCGGATCTGCAGGGCGAAGATCATCCCGATGGTGACGACGGCCCCGGCGATCAGCCCGAACCACACCACCCCCGGCATGGTCTCCCCGGTCGACTCCGCCCGGGCGATCCGGGCCTGGTTCGCCGCGGTCACCTGGTCCAGCAACGGCTGGTAGGCCTGGGCCTCGAAGTCCGTCGCCGGCTCGTAGTCGGTGACGTCCTGGCGGATCCGCTCGAAGAGCTCGGCGCCGCGCGGGCTGACCTCGCCCTTGTCGGCCATGGTGTCCCACTCGGTGGTCACGACATGGCTCACATACGTCCGGATGTCGTCCCGGATGCGGTCGCGTTCCTCGGCCGGATAGACCCGTACCCGCTCCGAGATCTCGTGCAGCGCGGTCGCCTCGGCTTGGACGTGGTCCTGTGCGGCGCTGCGCCCTTCCCAGACACCGGCGATCGCCAGGCCCAGGACGATGGCGTAGACCACGCCGATCCACATGGTCATGTACTCGATGACGTCCGGGGTCTCACTGGGGTCCTCGTCCTCGGGCGCCGCGCGGTGGCGTACGAAGGTGATGATGACCACCACGGCACAGGCGGCCAGCATCGCGAGGGTGAGAACAAGCCATTCCGGCAAGAGGTACCTCCAGGGCTTCAGGGATCAGCGCGCGCGCAGCGCGGCGACGGCCACCACCGCGGGCACCGTGACGAGCAGGACGAAGGTGAGCGGCGACAGCGTGCCGTCCGCCCTCCGGGGCCGCGGCGGCGCGGCGCGGTAGCGCGGGTAGTGCACGGGCGTAGCGGACGGACGCGGCGCGGGGGTGGCCGGCGGGGCCGGTGCCGGCGGCGGGGGAGCGGGTGCCGGTGGCACGGACTTCGGGACCGGCCGGGGCGTGGGCGGTGCGGGGCGTGGCGCGGGCGGCGGTGGAGGCGGCGGCTCGGGCCGGGCCGTGGGGGCCGGCTCGGGGGGCGGGGGCTTCGGCGGGGGCGGCGGGTCCGGCGTCGGCTTCGGCGGCGGCTTCGGTGGTGGGGTCGGTGTGGGGGACGGGCTCGGCGTGGGTGTGGGGCACGGCCAGGTCTTCTTGCTGCCGGCGTACGCCACCGCCCCGGTGCCGTCCGGCCCCGTGGAGGCGTACGCGCAGGCGTCGGCCACCGCGACCCCGGCCGGTGCGCCGACGAGTGCCCAGGTCAGCGTCGCCGCCGCCAAGGCCCGTGCCGCACGGGCGGGTTGAGTCGAGAGGGGTCCTTGCACGACGAAGATCATGTGCCCTGTGCCGCCTGCACGGGCCGGAGCGCAAGGGGATTGCCCCGAAAGGGGGATGTCCGGGGCCACCGGTGTGATCGGCGGTCACCCGCGGGGTGTTTCCCGCGTACGGGTGTACGGCGGCGCGAGGGGCTCGTCACAGGTTCCGGAAAGAAATTTGGCCGACGGTTGAACACAAAGGCTGCTCCCGTGCGTACTCATGGCCGTGCGGCGGCGCAGCAGGGCGCTGCAACACCCTTGCGATTATGGGGAGTTGACGATGAAGACCTCCTGGCGGAGCGCCTCACTCGTGGCGAGCGCCGCGGCGGTCCTGGCGCTGACGACGGCGTGCGGTCAGGACAGCCCACCGGCGGCCAGCCAGAACGTGGGCGCCACGGCCGCGCCCGGGGACTACGGAAGCATCGGCTCGGGCACCGCGGGCGCGGCGGGCGGCGCCGCGAGTGCCCAGCCGTCCGCGCCGAGCGCCTCCAGCCCGTCCAACCCCGCAGGCAAGCTGTCCGTCTCCACCGCCGAGAAGGTCGGCAAGGTGGTCACCGACAGTCTCGGCCTCACCCTGTACCGGTTCGACCAGGACACGGAAGAGCCGCCCAAGTCGAACTGCGACGGTGACTGCGCCAAGACCTGGCCGCCGGTCCCGGCCGACGACGCCCAGGCCGGCGAGGGCATCGACAAGGCGCTGCTCGGTTCGGTCACCCGGGCCGACGGCACCAAGCAGCTCACCGTCGGCGGCTGGCCCGCCTACCGCTACGCCAAGGACGTCAACGCCGGTGACGTCAAGGGCCAGGGCGTGGGCGGCAAGTGGTACGCGCTCGCCCCCGACGGCAAGAAGGCGCAGGGCGGTGCGGGCGGCGGCGAGGCGGTCGAGGCCGGGCTGTCCACGCGCAACGACGCCAAGCTCGGCGAGATCGTCGTCGACAAGAACGGCATGACCGTGTACCGGTTCAAGAAGGACGAGGCCTGGCCCAAGCCGGTCTCC
The Streptomyces tuirus genome window above contains:
- a CDS encoding polysaccharide deacetylase family protein; the encoded protein is MKKDQLLTRLLTRRRALIAGAGAVGAAATAGVITTVTGDGPVTSAPAAGPQARSVKSSAYRLQPVTGYGPPRAAPRRTLVRREAPLKVSGRGRTMVLTFDDGPDPRFTPDILDTLAEYDVRAMFFVCGEMVAGGRRLLARMAEEGHVVGNHTWSHPLLTRLTRRQIRSQMERTSDAIEDACGERPEWFRAPYGAWNRAAFQLGAELGMEPLGWTLDTLDWTTPGVRSIANRVEHGAAPGVVVLSHDAGGDRSQSVRALRRYLPELLDSGYHVTVPRRHYA
- a CDS encoding bestrophin-like domain translates to MPEWLVLTLAMLAACAVVVIITFVRHRAAPEDEDPSETPDVIEYMTMWIGVVYAIVLGLAIAGVWEGRSAAQDHVQAEATALHEISERVRVYPAEERDRIRDDIRTYVSHVVTTEWDTMADKGEVSPRGAELFERIRQDVTDYEPATDFEAQAYQPLLDQVTAANQARIARAESTGETMPGVVWFGLIAGAVVTIGMIFALQIRRTTRELVLAGLFSALIAFLLFLIWDFDSPYSRGVTATADPFLNLFPGVGD
- a CDS encoding class F sortase; protein product: MSASELAQAEEEARPRKRAPWGVIALVLLTGLALIRNGSGEFDEGPPQPATAAAADNRVPEGTFAGTVRPLPYALPDRVRIPAIQVDAPMIPVGLDADGWVGAPPPEDPNLAGWFTGAVTPGEKGTAVVVGHVDNQQGPAVFYGLGALKKGHRVEVARQDGKTAMFEIYGVEVFEKNNFPGDRVYASKGAPELRVITCGGGFSKQEGYAGNVVAFARLVEVR
- a CDS encoding SCO0930 family lipoprotein, which produces MKTSWRSASLVASAAAVLALTTACGQDSPPAASQNVGATAAPGDYGSIGSGTAGAAGGAASAQPSAPSASSPSNPAGKLSVSTAEKVGKVVTDSLGLTLYRFDQDTEEPPKSNCDGDCAKTWPPVPADDAQAGEGIDKALLGSVTRADGTKQLTVGGWPAYRYAKDVNAGDVKGQGVGGKWYALAPDGKKAQGGAGGGEAVEAGLSTRNDAKLGEIVVDKNGMTVYRFKKDEAWPKPVSNCTGACLEKWPLVEPVDFADTKGIQKKGYMIFDRTDGKGKQQTINCSPIYTFAGDKAPGDTNGQGVGGTWYAVRPDGKLVGASEK